A single genomic interval of Mycosarcoma maydis chromosome 8, whole genome shotgun sequence harbors:
- a CDS encoding recombinase RAD51: MSQNAQDPAQIGEDDMGEAFGPLPVSKLEEFGISSSDCKKLAESGYNTVESIAFTPKKQLLLVKGVSEAKADKILAEAARLVPMGFTTATEFHARRNELISITTGSKNLDAILGGGMETGSITELYGEFRTGKSQLCHTLAVTCQLPVDMGGGEGKCLYIDTENTFRPTRLLAVAERFGLNGEEVLDNVAYARAYNADHQLQLLMQASAMMAESRFSLLIVDSLTSLYRTDFSGRGELSARQMHLAKFLRGLMRLADEFGVAVVITNQVVAQVDGATAFTADAKKPIGGNIVAHASTTRLSLRKGRGNQRICRIADSPCLPEADAVFAIGPEGIIDPVD; this comes from the exons ATGTCGCAAAACGCTCAAGATCCTGCTCAAATTGGCGAAGATGACATGGGTGAGGCCTTCGGACCTCTCCCTGTCAGCAAACTCGAG GAGTTTggcatctcgagctcggactGCAAAAAGCTGGCAGAGTCGGGCTACAACACTGTGGAGAGCATCGCCTTCACGCCCAAAAAGCAGCTTCTGCTGGTCAAGGGCGTTTCCGAGGCAAAGGCGGACAAGATCCTTGCTGAGGCCGCCAGGCTCGTGCCCATGGGCttcaccaccgccaccgaGTTCCATGCCCGCCGAAACGAGCTCATATCTATCACAACGGGATCCAAGAATCTCGATGCGATTTTGGGTGGAGGCATGGAAACGGGAAGCATTACCGAGCTATACGGCGAATTCAGGACGGGCAAAAGCCAGCTCTGCCACACGCTTGCCGTGACTTGCCAACTGCCCGTCGATATGGGTGGCGGAGAGGGCAAATGTCTCTATATTGACACCGAAAACACCTTCCGACCCACTCGTCTCTTGGCTGTGGCGGAGCGATTTGGTCTAAATGGCGAGGAGGTGCTCGACAACGTTGCCTATGCGCGAGCCTACAACGCAGACCACCAGCTTCAATTGCTCATGCAAGCATCTGCCATGATGGCGGAGTCACGCTTCTCCCTGCTGATCGTTGACTCGCTTACCTCGCTTTATCGTACTGATTTCTCTGGACGAGGTGAGCTGTCGGCTCGACAGATGCATCTGGCCAAGTTCCTCCGAGGTCTCATGCGATTGGCCGACGAGTTTGGTGTGGCAGTCGTCATCACGAACCAGGTCGTGGCTCAAGTGGACGGAGCCACTGCTTTCACGGCCGATGCTAAGAAGCCCATTGGTGGTAACATTGTTGCACACGCATCAACCACGAGATTGTCACTACGCAAGGGACGCGGCAACCAGCGTATCTGCCGTATCGCTGACTCGCCGTGCCTCCCCGAAGCTGACGCGGTTTTCGCGATTGGACCCGAGGGCATCATCGACCCTGTCGATTGA